The segment AGTTGAAGTTCATGGTTATCAGCCAACTCCAAGTGATCTTATAAAAGCTTCCAAAGCCGATGTTTTTATTGATAATGGATTTGGATTTGAATTATGGGCTGAGAAATTTGTTTCAAACTTACAAATTAAGAGAGTAACTATTTCAAATAGATTAGAACCAATTTTTATAAGTGAAGATTTCTATAAAGGTAAACCTAATCCTCATGCGTGGATTTCTCCTAAAAGGGGAATGATTTATGTAAATGTTATCGTTGATTCTTTATCAGAATTAAAACCATCGAAAGCAGAATCATTTAAAAATAACGGACAAATTTACAAGAATAAAATCGCTAAAATAGATAAAGATTTTTCACTTTTTATTAATAATCTTAAGAAAAATAATAGGTATCTAGTAACTTGTGAAGGGGCATTCTCTTATCTCACAAATGATTACGGATTAAAAGAAGCTTACTTATGGCCAGTTAATGCTGAAAGTCAAATTACACCGAAAAGAATGGCAAGTACAATTTCTTTGGTAAAAAATAAAAATATCCCATCGGTCTTTTGTGAAAGCACTGTAAGTAATGAATCACAAATGGTTGTTGCCAGTGAAACAGGAGCAAAGTTTGGGGGAGATCTTTTTGTTGATTCGCTTTCTCAAGATAATAAGAGTGCTAATACTTATTTAAAAATGCTTCAACATAATTTGACTCTTATTAAAAAAGGCCTCAATTAAAAATATGGATGAACTTAATTATAAAAATTATAGAATTGAGGCAGAAAATATCTGTGTTGATTATCACGGAAAAGTTGCCTTATATGATGCGAATTTAAAATTAAAGGCCGGACAAATTTGTGGATTAGTAGGAATGAATGGTGCGGGGAAAACAACTTTTTTTAATGCCTTAACTGGTTTTGTAAATATCTCAAAAGGTAAAATAAGAATAAATGGTGAGTCTTTAAGAATTGCTCAACAAGATCAGTCAATTGCATATGTTCCTCAAAGTGAAGGAATTGATAGTCAATTTCCAGTAAGTGTGTGGGATGTTGTAATGATGGGTCGATATGGGTCAATGAATATTCTGAGATCGCCAAGAGAATCAGATATTCAAGCTGTTAAGGATGCTATAGAAAGAGTTGATCTTATGGAACTTTCATCTACCCCAATTGGCAATTTATCTGGGGGGCAAAGGAAAAGAACTTTTTTAGCAAGAGCTATTGCACAACGGGCATCAATACTATTACTTGATGAACCCTTCGCGGGAGTTGATATTAGAACTGAGAAACTTATCTCAGAATTATTTATGCAATTTAAAAATGAGGGAAAAACAATTTTGCTATCTACTCATGATATGATTCATGTTCGTGAATTTTGTGATTTAGTTCTTTTAATAAATAAGACAGTTGTTGCATATGGAGAGACTTCGGAAGTATTTACCCCAGAAAATATTACAAGTACTTTTGGAGGGATGTCGCCAGATGTCTTGTTTGGACCTGAATCTTAAAATCTAGTTTTATGGATCTATGCTTTTTATCTACAAACATAACTTCTTTTGTAGCAGATCCTTTATCTCATGAATTTATGAGAAAAGCTCTATTGATGAGCTCATTAGTAGCAGCTGTTTGTGGATTTTTATCTAGTTATTTAACACTTAAAGGTTGGGCTTTAATGGGAGATGCGGTATCTCACTCTGTAATGCCTGGTGTTGTTGTGGCTTATGCTTTGGGACTTCCTTTCTCGCTTGGGGCTTTCATTTTTGGAGTGGGTTCGGTAGCTTTAATAGGCTTTGTTAAACAAAAATCCAGAGTTAAAGAAGATACCGTAATTGGCTTGGTTTTCACAGGTTTTTTTGCTCTTGGAATAGTTTTAGTTTCAAAGATTAAAAGTAATATTGATCTTCACTCAATTCTTTTTGGTAGCCCTCTAGGGATTTCTCTCTCAGATGTAAAACAGACGGTATTTATTTCTCTATTAGTGGTAATACTATTGTCAGTTTTTAGGAAAGACTTAATACTTTATTGTTTTGATCCAAGACACGCAAAAACAGTAGGAATTAATGTCTTATTTCTTCATTATTTATTACTTACATGTTTGTCTTTAGCGGCTGTAGTTGGATTACAATCTGTTGGAATAGTTCTGGTTGTTGCAATGCTGATTACTCCTGGGGCAACGGCATATTTATTAACAGATAAGTTTGATAATATGACCATCATTTCAGTAATTAGTGCCATCATTTCAAGTGTATTTGGTATTTATTTTAGCTTTTGGTTTGATCTTGAAACTGGCGGCTCAATTGTATTAGTTCAAACGTTTATATTTTTATTTGCTTTTTTATTTGCTCCAAGATACGGGATATTTAAATTTAAAAAATTATTTTCTAGTTATTAGTGAAAAATGGGAAATTACCTAAATAATAAAAGTTGGAATTGGTGGCCTTTATTTCCCCTATATCCATATGGAAAAAAGAAAACTATTCTTAGAGAAATAATTCCTAACGAAATATGGTCCTTGGAACAGATTCAGGGTTTATATTATGTTGCAGTGCCAATCAGAATGACAATAATTAAGGTTAATAATGGACTAATGCTAATTAACCCTTTACCCCCTACGAAGGAACTTGTAAAAGCATTAGAAGAATTAATTTCCATTTATGGAAAAGTAAAAACAATTGTGCTCCCTAGTGCTTCTGGATTAGAACATAAAATTGGATTACCAGCATTAGTTAGAGTTTTCAAAGATGCTGAGATTTGGTTATGTCCTGGTCAATGGAGTTTTCCTATTAATCTTCCTTTAGATTTTCTTGGAATCCCGTCGAACCGGACAAAGATACTTTTTAAAGATGGAACTCCTTATGAAGAATGTTTTAAATGGTCTTCATTAGGGCCTTTGAATTTAGGACTTGGAACATACCAGGAGGTTAGTTGTTTTCATCTCTCAACAAGGACATTACATGTTACAGACGCTATAGTTGGCATCGAATCAACGCCTCCAGAAATATTTGACTTCGATCCTACCCCTTTATTATTTCATTCGAGAGATCGAGGCGATGAACCTATTCTTGATAACGTTGAATCTAGAAAAAAAGGTTGGGCAAGAATTGTATTGTTTTCATCTTTTTTAAAACCAGGAAAATTAAATATTCCCTCTCTGAAAGAAATTATCAAATACTCTTTTAAAGAAGGTCTTCG is part of the Prochlorococcus marinus subsp. pastoris str. CCMP1986 genome and harbors:
- a CDS encoding metal ABC transporter substrate-binding protein, with the translated sequence MKKKLLHFVFSFLICVSANSCKRTSFEKETNKEVILASFTVLADIIENVAKDEFSVKSITKPGVEVHGYQPTPSDLIKASKADVFIDNGFGFELWAEKFVSNLQIKRVTISNRLEPIFISEDFYKGKPNPHAWISPKRGMIYVNVIVDSLSELKPSKAESFKNNGQIYKNKIAKIDKDFSLFINNLKKNNRYLVTCEGAFSYLTNDYGLKEAYLWPVNAESQITPKRMASTISLVKNKNIPSVFCESTVSNESQMVVASETGAKFGGDLFVDSLSQDNKSANTYLKMLQHNLTLIKKGLN
- a CDS encoding metal ABC transporter ATP-binding protein → MDELNYKNYRIEAENICVDYHGKVALYDANLKLKAGQICGLVGMNGAGKTTFFNALTGFVNISKGKIRINGESLRIAQQDQSIAYVPQSEGIDSQFPVSVWDVVMMGRYGSMNILRSPRESDIQAVKDAIERVDLMELSSTPIGNLSGGQRKRTFLARAIAQRASILLLDEPFAGVDIRTEKLISELFMQFKNEGKTILLSTHDMIHVREFCDLVLLINKTVVAYGETSEVFTPENITSTFGGMSPDVLFGPES
- a CDS encoding metal ABC transporter permease is translated as MDLCFLSTNITSFVADPLSHEFMRKALLMSSLVAAVCGFLSSYLTLKGWALMGDAVSHSVMPGVVVAYALGLPFSLGAFIFGVGSVALIGFVKQKSRVKEDTVIGLVFTGFFALGIVLVSKIKSNIDLHSILFGSPLGISLSDVKQTVFISLLVVILLSVFRKDLILYCFDPRHAKTVGINVLFLHYLLLTCLSLAAVVGLQSVGIVLVVAMLITPGATAYLLTDKFDNMTIISVISAIISSVFGIYFSFWFDLETGGSIVLVQTFIFLFAFLFAPRYGIFKFKKLFSSY
- a CDS encoding DUF4336 domain-containing protein codes for the protein MGNYLNNKSWNWWPLFPLYPYGKKKTILREIIPNEIWSLEQIQGLYYVAVPIRMTIIKVNNGLMLINPLPPTKELVKALEELISIYGKVKTIVLPSASGLEHKIGLPALVRVFKDAEIWLCPGQWSFPINLPLDFLGIPSNRTKILFKDGTPYEECFKWSSLGPLNLGLGTYQEVSCFHLSTRTLHVTDAIVGIESTPPEIFDFDPTPLLFHSRDRGDEPILDNVESRKKGWARIVLFSSFLKPGKLNIPSLKEIIKYSFKEGLRNKKSHFGIYPFLWDEDWESSLVEIMGENIPKIQIAPVLQNLIFPRSKKVLLGWLEKIKTYENMEYLISAHYSAPINFKEENCQNLIDEINSDKWNKLPDDNKFLINLYKKLFELGIIPKKVNV